The Kluyvera intermedia genome window below encodes:
- the ftnA gene encoding non-heme ferritin yields the protein MLKAPMIEKLNEQMNLELYSSLLYQQMSAWCSFNSFEGAAAFLRRHAQEEMTHMQRLFDYLTDTGSLPRINTVPTPVAEYASLDELFRVTYEHEQLITSKINELAHAAMTNQDYPTFNFLQWYVSEQHEEEKLFKSVIDKLTLAGKSGEGLYFIDKELATLDTQN from the coding sequence ATGCTTAAAGCGCCAATGATCGAGAAATTAAACGAGCAGATGAATCTCGAGCTCTATTCTTCTTTACTGTATCAACAGATGAGCGCCTGGTGCAGCTTCAACAGTTTTGAAGGGGCCGCCGCATTCTTACGCCGTCACGCCCAGGAAGAGATGACCCACATGCAACGTCTGTTCGATTATCTCACCGATACAGGCAGCCTGCCGCGCATCAATACCGTGCCAACGCCGGTAGCTGAATATGCATCACTGGATGAGCTGTTCCGCGTAACCTATGAACATGAGCAACTCATTACAAGCAAAATCAATGAGCTGGCGCACGCCGCGATGACCAACCAGGATTATCCAACCTTTAATTTCCTGCAATGGTATGTTTCTGAGCAGCATGAAGAAGAGAAACTGTTTAAATCAGTGATTGATAAGCTGACGCTGGCAGGTAAAAGCGGTGAAGGGTTGTACTTTATTGATAAAGAGCTGGCAACACTCGATACCCAAAATTAA
- a CDS encoding HD domain-containing phosphohydrolase: MWILDADSFEFWRDGNGQYHGFYPELLHALNSRYGYNLALQPIDGTTFDQRFTHHDYGLYASVLQTREYLHNSILSTRLLESTIVAASITRPAASISDLNNTRVIFRRSDQTQNLVRQVYPSLRFQQVIEVESSNEALQILRSGGADFYINEDREIGGPQYYYTISRPFNSLRITSSFGLSPELIAMRTNINQLISEWQQSGKLQALEQQSQTEYLRHQLTITDEEKSWLAENSLTLLLPKNENFAPIIWKDEQGYHGSAISMINDLRDLLNINVNVQFVDSYMIRMQNEAWPIHLADIIDVRNGAQMEGLVGTLVNGHNAYYNKIGQPFILDEEQVRHQRVGVIRGSFAAYYLRQRFGTEVTLVSRASLDELLDSIDNNQIDFILGDLTSLEQALRGSDLFRGALKVAGLTNSSYQIGTWINVDHPLHALLAQVHLISNYRHQLTPPTSIAAPMSLSKNALQIISAGLLALLVFILSMMLMMWRHMNKNRAINHSIVEAMEKINHVHDDETGCHIRRVAAYCSLLARSLKLPLKKIRAIETYASLHDIGKIAVPEHILRKKDKLTEDEFKQIQQHTTKGWRIVQGLVLGSVAENLIHYHHEKWDGSGYPEGLVGEAIPVEARILAIADVYDALRQKRVYKPSFSHEQACEIIVTSSGSHFDPTLVTLFSQLHLQFQAIYESRMD, from the coding sequence GTGTGGATACTAGATGCCGACAGCTTTGAATTCTGGCGTGATGGCAACGGGCAATACCATGGCTTCTATCCCGAGCTTCTGCACGCACTTAATTCACGCTATGGCTATAACCTAGCGCTTCAGCCCATTGATGGCACCACCTTCGATCAGCGATTTACCCATCACGATTACGGGCTTTATGCCAGCGTGTTGCAGACGCGAGAGTATCTGCACAACAGTATTCTATCGACACGTTTGCTGGAGAGTACCATCGTCGCCGCCAGCATTACTCGCCCGGCAGCATCCATCAGCGATCTGAACAACACACGGGTTATCTTCCGGCGTAGTGACCAGACGCAAAACCTGGTCAGACAGGTTTACCCCTCACTACGATTCCAGCAAGTTATCGAGGTCGAAAGCAGTAACGAAGCCCTGCAAATTTTGCGCAGCGGTGGTGCTGACTTCTATATCAATGAGGACCGCGAAATCGGTGGCCCACAGTATTACTACACGATCTCCCGCCCCTTCAACTCGCTACGCATTACCTCATCCTTCGGGCTCAGTCCGGAATTAATCGCCATGCGAACGAACATTAATCAACTGATTAGTGAGTGGCAGCAAAGCGGAAAATTACAGGCGCTGGAGCAACAAAGTCAGACTGAATATCTTCGTCATCAGTTAACTATTACCGACGAAGAAAAAAGCTGGCTTGCCGAAAACAGTCTTACGCTCTTGCTCCCCAAAAATGAGAATTTTGCGCCCATTATCTGGAAGGATGAGCAAGGCTATCACGGTAGCGCTATTAGTATGATCAACGACCTTCGCGATCTCCTTAACATTAATGTCAATGTGCAATTCGTTGATAGCTATATGATTCGTATGCAAAATGAAGCATGGCCTATCCACCTCGCTGATATTATTGATGTCCGCAATGGTGCACAAATGGAAGGCCTGGTCGGGACGCTGGTGAACGGCCACAACGCTTACTACAACAAGATTGGCCAACCGTTTATTCTTGATGAAGAGCAGGTACGACATCAGCGAGTCGGCGTGATTCGCGGTTCGTTTGCAGCTTATTATCTACGTCAACGATTTGGTACCGAAGTTACGCTGGTATCACGCGCTTCACTTGATGAACTGCTGGATTCGATTGATAACAACCAAATTGACTTTATCCTCGGTGACCTCACTTCGCTCGAGCAGGCATTGCGGGGTAGCGATCTGTTCCGGGGCGCGCTGAAGGTCGCCGGGCTAACAAACTCCAGCTACCAGATTGGTACCTGGATAAATGTCGATCATCCCCTACACGCGCTGTTAGCCCAGGTGCACCTTATCTCAAACTACCGTCACCAATTGACGCCGCCCACCAGTATCGCCGCCCCCATGTCTCTGAGTAAAAACGCCCTGCAGATCATCAGCGCGGGGCTATTAGCCCTACTGGTCTTTATTCTCAGCATGATGTTGATGATGTGGCGGCATATGAATAAAAATCGCGCCATAAACCACAGCATCGTCGAAGCGATGGAAAAAATAAATCATGTCCACGACGATGAAACCGGCTGCCATATTCGGCGCGTTGCCGCCTACTGTAGTCTTCTCGCCCGTAGCCTAAAGCTGCCGCTCAAAAAGATTCGCGCCATTGAAACCTATGCTTCACTGCACGATATAGGCAAAATTGCCGTACCCGAACATATTCTGCGTAAAAAAGACAAGCTTACGGAAGACGAGTTCAAGCAGATTCAGCAGCACACCACGAAAGGCTGGCGCATTGTTCAAGGGTTAGTATTGGGGTCAGTGGCAGAAAATCTAATTCATTATCACCATGAAAAATGGGATGGCAGCGGCTACCCAGAAGGGCTGGTTGGGGAAGCTATTCCAGTGGAAGCACGTATTCTGGCGATTGCCGATGTCTATGATGCTCTGCGACAAAAACGGGTCTATAAACCCAGTTTCTCGCATGAGCAGGCCTGTGAAATTATTGTCACCAGTTCGGGCAGCCATTTCGATCCCACGCTGGTGACTTTATTTAGTCAATTGCATCTTCAGTTTCAGGCTATTTATGAGTCACGAATGGATTAA
- the azuC gene encoding stress response protein AzuC: MKQRIRKILKSMFENYCKTFKDVPPGAMF, from the coding sequence ATGAAGCAGCGCATTCGTAAAATCCTAAAAAGCATGTTTGAGAACTACTGCAAAACTTTCAAAGACGTACCGCCAGGCGCTATGTTCTGA
- a CDS encoding non-heme ferritin-like protein: MAVSGMAQKLNAQMNLEFYASNHYLRLSEWCSEHRLNGTATFLRSRAQSSVTQMMRVFDYMKKSGAYPVVKAFEAQEEGCVTLEDLFLQTIEDHAQRSSTLSQLTQEAKVLQDDSTLSFLNTLEEEQEQDGILLKTILDEIRSARKAGLCIQQTDQHLLNIVSHQKH, translated from the coding sequence ATGGCAGTTTCAGGAATGGCTCAAAAACTTAATGCCCAGATGAATCTTGAATTTTATGCATCTAATCATTATTTGCGTTTGAGCGAGTGGTGTTCTGAACATCGACTCAATGGTACCGCAACATTTCTTCGTTCACGGGCTCAGTCGAGCGTCACGCAAATGATGCGCGTATTTGACTATATGAAGAAATCGGGCGCTTATCCGGTGGTGAAGGCCTTTGAAGCCCAGGAAGAGGGATGCGTAACCCTCGAAGATCTTTTCCTTCAAACCATTGAAGACCATGCACAACGCTCTTCCACGCTGTCACAACTGACTCAAGAAGCGAAAGTGCTTCAAGACGATAGCACCTTGAGTTTCCTGAACACGCTTGAAGAAGAACAGGAACAGGATGGTATCTTGCTGAAGACCATTCTGGATGAGATTCGCAGCGCGCGCAAAGCAGGTTTGTGTATTCAGCAAACCGATCAGCATCTGCTCAATATTGTGTCGCACCAAAAACACTAA
- the yecR gene encoding YecR family lipoprotein, which yields MKSLILIPVLLTLSACSVPRAASVSGVDSTSGIVRLTYGQAILQNAKTDDYLAQSEANKACQQMGYANAFSFGQPITTCTTTSGSLCLNQQVTLQYQCRGIANTPVSTAYY from the coding sequence ATGAAAAGCCTCATTCTTATCCCCGTCCTCCTGACACTTTCCGCGTGTTCAGTTCCCCGTGCGGCGAGCGTAAGCGGAGTGGATAGCACCAGCGGCATCGTGCGATTAACCTATGGTCAGGCCATTTTGCAGAATGCCAAAACCGATGACTATCTTGCCCAGTCCGAGGCCAACAAAGCGTGTCAGCAAATGGGCTACGCGAACGCATTTTCTTTTGGGCAGCCCATAACAACCTGTACCACCACTAGCGGCTCGCTGTGTCTCAATCAACAGGTCACCCTTCAGTACCAGTGCCGTGGTATTGCCAATACTCCGGTTAGCACCGCATATTATTAA
- a CDS encoding YecH family metal-binding protein: MDSIHGHEVLNMMLESGEQYSIESLEKAIQTRFGEQARFHTCSAENMSAAELVAFLHKKGKFIPTESGFNTAESKICRH, translated from the coding sequence ATGGACTCTATTCACGGTCATGAAGTTTTAAATATGATGCTGGAATCAGGCGAACAATACAGCATTGAAAGTCTGGAAAAGGCTATTCAGACACGTTTTGGCGAGCAGGCTCGTTTTCATACTTGTTCAGCTGAAAATATGAGTGCGGCAGAGTTAGTGGCGTTCTTGCATAAAAAAGGAAAGTTTATTCCTACGGAGTCAGGTTTTAATACGGCTGAAAGTAAAATTTGCCGTCATTAA
- the araG gene encoding L-arabinose ABC transporter ATP-binding protein AraG yields MQQSVPYLSFHGIGKTFPGVKALSDISFDCYSGQVHALMGENGAGKSTLLKILSGNYAPTSGTLSLRGEEISFADTTAALNAGVAIIYQELHLVPEMTVAENIYLGQLPSRAGIVNRSLLNYEARLQLEHLGLDIDPDTPLKYLSIGQWQMVEIAKALARNAKVIAFDEPTSSLSAREIENLFRVIRELRKEGRVIIYVSHRMEEIFALSDAITVFKDGRYVCTFDDMQSVSHDSLVQAMVGRNIGDIYGWQPREYGEERLRLDNVKAPGVRTPISLSVRSGEIVGLFGLVGAGRSELMKGIFGGTKITAGDIAIDGKRVTIDKPAQAIRAGMMLCPEDRKAEGIIPVHSVRDNINISARRKHIRAGCLINNDWEATNADHHIQSLNIKTPGAQQLIMNLSGGNQQKAILGRWLSEEMKVILLDEPTRGIDVGAKHEIYNVIYALAASGVAVLFASSDLPEVLGVADRIVVMREGEISGELFHESANEQQALSLAMPKVSQAVA; encoded by the coding sequence ATGCAACAGTCTGTCCCTTATCTCTCTTTCCACGGTATTGGCAAAACGTTCCCCGGCGTGAAGGCGCTGTCAGACATTAGCTTCGACTGCTATAGCGGTCAGGTGCATGCGCTGATGGGTGAAAACGGTGCCGGGAAGTCAACGCTGCTGAAGATCCTCAGCGGTAACTATGCACCGACTTCCGGCACGCTGTCTTTGCGTGGAGAAGAGATTTCTTTTGCCGACACCACCGCGGCGCTTAACGCGGGTGTCGCCATTATTTACCAGGAACTGCATCTCGTCCCGGAGATGACAGTCGCGGAAAATATCTATCTCGGACAACTTCCGAGCCGTGCCGGGATAGTAAACCGCTCTTTACTCAATTATGAAGCCCGCCTGCAACTTGAGCATCTGGGGCTGGATATTGACCCGGATACGCCGCTGAAATATCTCTCCATTGGCCAATGGCAGATGGTGGAAATTGCCAAAGCGCTGGCGCGTAACGCGAAGGTTATCGCCTTTGACGAACCGACCAGTTCACTTTCCGCCCGTGAGATTGAAAACCTGTTTCGGGTGATCCGCGAGTTGCGTAAAGAAGGCAGGGTGATCATTTATGTCTCTCATCGCATGGAAGAGATCTTTGCTCTCAGCGATGCCATTACCGTGTTTAAAGATGGTCGCTATGTTTGCACCTTTGACGACATGCAGTCGGTCAGCCACGACAGTCTGGTGCAGGCGATGGTCGGGCGAAATATTGGTGATATCTATGGCTGGCAGCCGCGTGAGTATGGCGAAGAGCGCCTGCGTCTTGATAACGTCAAAGCCCCCGGCGTCCGTACGCCGATTTCTTTATCGGTACGTAGCGGGGAAATTGTCGGCCTGTTTGGGCTAGTGGGTGCCGGGCGAAGTGAACTGATGAAAGGGATCTTCGGTGGGACCAAAATCACCGCCGGTGACATCGCTATTGACGGCAAACGGGTCACTATCGACAAACCAGCACAGGCGATTCGCGCAGGCATGATGTTGTGTCCAGAAGACCGTAAGGCTGAGGGGATTATTCCGGTGCACTCGGTACGCGACAATATCAACATCAGTGCTCGTCGCAAACATATCCGCGCTGGGTGCCTTATTAATAACGACTGGGAGGCGACCAATGCCGACCATCATATTCAATCCCTCAATATTAAAACGCCGGGTGCGCAACAGCTGATCATGAACCTGTCTGGGGGAAATCAGCAAAAGGCCATTCTGGGCCGTTGGTTGTCGGAAGAGATGAAGGTCATCTTGCTCGATGAGCCGACGCGCGGTATCGATGTGGGTGCGAAACATGAAATCTACAACGTGATTTACGCGCTGGCGGCGTCGGGGGTTGCGGTGCTGTTTGCGTCAAGCGACCTGCCGGAGGTGCTGGGCGTTGCCGATCGCATCGTGGTGATGCGCGAAGGTGAAATTTCCGGCGAGCTGTTCCATGAGAGCGCCAATGAACAACAGGCGTTAAGCCTGGCTATGCCTAAAGTCAGTCAGGCCGTCGCCTGA
- a CDS encoding arabinose ABC transporter substrate-binding protein — protein MHKFTKALAAIGLAAVMSQSAMAENLKLGFLVKQPEEPWFQTEWKFADKAGKDLGFDVIKIAVPDGEKTLNAIDSLAASGAKGFVICTPDPKLGPAIVAKARSYDMKVITVDDQFVNAKGKPMDTVPLVMMAASEIGARQGQELYKEMQKRGWDVKTTGVMAITANELDTARRRTTGSMDAIKAAGFPEKQIYQIPTKSNDIPGAFDAGNSLLVQHPEVKQWLIIGMNDNTVLGGVRATEGQGFKAANVIGIGINGVDAVNELSKTQATGFFGSLLPSPDIHGYKTSELLYNWVEKGVEPQKFTAVTDVVLITRDNFKEELAKKGL, from the coding sequence ATGCACAAGTTTACTAAAGCGCTGGCGGCCATTGGGCTGGCAGCGGTTATGTCACAATCAGCTATGGCTGAAAATCTTAAACTCGGTTTTTTGGTCAAACAACCGGAAGAGCCGTGGTTCCAGACAGAATGGAAATTTGCGGATAAGGCGGGTAAAGACCTCGGCTTTGACGTAATCAAAATTGCCGTTCCTGATGGCGAAAAAACGCTGAATGCTATCGACAGCCTGGCAGCAAGCGGTGCCAAAGGCTTTGTCATCTGTACGCCTGACCCGAAACTGGGGCCTGCTATTGTGGCGAAAGCGCGCAGCTACGACATGAAAGTCATCACCGTCGACGATCAGTTTGTGAATGCCAAAGGCAAACCCATGGACACCGTGCCGCTGGTGATGATGGCGGCCAGCGAAATTGGCGCACGTCAGGGCCAGGAGCTTTATAAAGAGATGCAAAAACGCGGTTGGGATGTGAAAACCACCGGCGTAATGGCTATCACCGCTAATGAACTGGATACCGCGCGTCGCCGTACTACCGGTTCGATGGATGCTATCAAAGCAGCGGGCTTCCCTGAAAAACAGATCTATCAGATCCCAACCAAATCCAACGATATCCCTGGCGCGTTTGATGCCGGTAACTCCCTGCTGGTTCAGCACCCTGAAGTGAAACAATGGCTGATTATCGGCATGAACGATAACACCGTGCTCGGTGGCGTACGTGCAACGGAAGGTCAGGGCTTTAAAGCGGCTAACGTGATCGGCATCGGCATTAACGGTGTCGATGCAGTCAACGAATTATCGAAAACCCAGGCCACCGGTTTCTTCGGTTCGCTGTTACCTAGCCCGGACATCCACGGCTATAAAACCAGTGAACTGCTGTACAACTGGGTCGAAAAAGGGGTTGAACCACAGAAATTCACCGCCGTCACCGACGTGGTGCTCATCACGCGTGACAACTTTAAAGAAGAACTGGCGAAAAAAGGCCTCTGA
- the uspC gene encoding universal stress protein UspC, which translates to MSYSHLLVAVAPTPESHALLKKAVAIARPANARISLMTLSTDPEMYNQLAAPMMENLRELMQEETQQFLQSLADSTDYPIWKRQIASGELCEHVKTFCQKYQVDLVICGNHNQSFFSRATCSAKNIVKESGVDVLLVTL; encoded by the coding sequence ATGTCGTACTCACATCTTTTAGTGGCGGTGGCGCCAACGCCTGAGAGCCATGCCTTACTCAAAAAAGCGGTAGCAATAGCGCGTCCTGCTAATGCCCGCATCAGTCTGATGACCCTTTCAACTGACCCCGAGATGTACAACCAACTCGCCGCCCCAATGATGGAAAACCTGCGTGAGTTGATGCAAGAAGAGACCCAGCAATTTCTGCAAAGTCTGGCCGATAGTACCGACTACCCTATCTGGAAGCGTCAAATAGCATCGGGTGAACTCTGCGAACACGTGAAGACGTTTTGCCAGAAGTATCAGGTTGATCTGGTTATCTGCGGCAACCATAACCAAAGTTTCTTTTCGCGAGCGACCTGCTCGGCGAAAAACATCGTCAAGGAAAGCGGTGTGGATGTGTTATTGGTGACGTTGTAA
- a CDS encoding RpiB/LacA/LacB family sugar-phosphate isomerase — MKIALMMENSQASKNATIHHELKAVADEKGFPVYNVGMSDENDHHLTYIHLGIMASILLNAKAVDFVVTGCGTGQGALMSLNIHPGVVCGYCLDPADAFLFAQINNGNALSLAFAKGYGWGAELNVRYMFEKAFTGRNGEGYPPERKEPQVRNAGILNQVKAAVVKENYLDTLRAIDPELVKTAVSGKRFQECFFENCQNKEIEAFVREILA, encoded by the coding sequence ATGAAAATTGCACTGATGATGGAAAATAGCCAGGCCAGCAAAAACGCGACAATTCATCATGAGTTAAAAGCCGTGGCCGATGAAAAAGGCTTCCCGGTCTATAACGTGGGCATGTCTGATGAAAACGATCATCACCTGACCTACATCCACCTGGGTATCATGGCCAGCATCCTGCTGAACGCTAAAGCGGTCGACTTCGTAGTCACCGGTTGTGGCACCGGTCAGGGCGCATTGATGTCTCTGAATATTCACCCTGGCGTGGTGTGCGGCTACTGCCTGGATCCTGCTGATGCCTTCCTGTTTGCGCAGATCAACAACGGTAACGCACTGTCTCTGGCCTTCGCAAAAGGCTACGGTTGGGGCGCTGAGCTGAATGTACGCTACATGTTCGAAAAAGCATTTACCGGACGTAACGGCGAAGGTTATCCGCCAGAGCGTAAAGAGCCGCAGGTCCGTAACGCGGGTATCCTGAACCAGGTGAAAGCGGCAGTAGTGAAAGAAAACTATCTGGATACGCTGCGCGCTATCGACCCGGAACTGGTGAAAACCGCCGTTTCTGGCAAGCGTTTCCAAGAATGCTTCTTTGAAAACTGCCAGAACAAAGAGATTGAAGCCTTTGTTCGCGAGATTCTGGCGTAA
- a CDS encoding DJ-1/PfpI family protein codes for MKQVAVLLAPGFEEGEAIVTIDILRRLHIGVELVSCAESRAVVSYHDIPMVADATLAERMDTLYDAVVLPGGPQGSVNLAANQDVIKFVAAHDVAGKFICPICSAAARVLAGNDLLKGRRYVCSGDLWQDVKNGEFVDAPVVEDGNLISGKGFGYVFDFAFTVAARLLGDEAPVRDHADHIYYRW; via the coding sequence ATGAAACAGGTTGCAGTTTTGCTCGCCCCTGGCTTTGAAGAAGGGGAAGCGATTGTCACTATCGATATTCTGCGTCGCCTGCACATCGGTGTAGAACTGGTGTCATGCGCAGAATCACGTGCAGTGGTGAGTTATCACGATATTCCGATGGTGGCGGATGCGACGCTGGCCGAACGTATGGACACGCTATATGACGCCGTCGTCCTGCCGGGTGGCCCTCAGGGAAGTGTGAATCTGGCAGCAAACCAGGATGTGATTAAATTTGTTGCTGCACACGATGTGGCCGGTAAATTTATCTGCCCAATTTGTTCTGCCGCCGCGCGCGTGCTGGCAGGCAACGATCTGCTCAAAGGCCGCCGTTATGTCTGTTCTGGCGATTTATGGCAGGACGTGAAGAATGGCGAGTTCGTTGATGCGCCAGTGGTTGAGGATGGCAATCTGATAAGCGGTAAAGGTTTTGGTTATGTCTTCGATTTTGCCTTTACCGTTGCCGCACGTCTATTAGGTGATGAAGCGCCGGTGCGCGACCACGCCGATCATATCTATTACCGCTGGTAA
- a CDS encoding DUF2766 family protein: MSQNLTPNDELVSDVVACQLVIKQILDVIDIIAPVEVRDKMASQLKSIDFTTHPAGADPVTQRAIQKAVALIELKFTPQDTAH; this comes from the coding sequence ATGTCTCAGAACCTTACCCCTAACGATGAACTGGTTTCCGATGTGGTGGCCTGTCAACTGGTGATCAAACAGATTCTTGATGTCATCGACATTATCGCTCCGGTTGAAGTGCGCGATAAGATGGCATCACAGCTAAAATCCATCGATTTTACCACCCATCCAGCAGGTGCCGACCCGGTGACTCAGCGGGCGATTCAGAAAGCGGTTGCTTTGATTGAGCTGAAATTTACGCCGCAGGACACCGCGCATTAA
- the araH gene encoding arabinose ABC transporter permease AraH, whose product MSSVTTPGARGSSMSFGRIWDQYGMLVVFAVLFICCAIFVPNFASFINMKGLGLAISMSGMVACGMLFCLASGDFDLSVASVIACAGVTTAVVINATESLWIGVFAGLLLGALSGLVNGFVIARLKINALITTLATMQIVRGLAYIISDGKAVGIEDERFFALGYANWLGLPAPIWLTVGCLIIFGLLLNKTTFGRNTLAIGGNEEAARLAGVPVVRTKIIIFVLSGLVSAAAGIILASRMTSGQPMTSIGYELIVISACVLGGVSLKGGIGKISYVVAGILILGTVENAMNLLNISPFSQYVVRGLILLAAVIFDRYKQKAKRTV is encoded by the coding sequence ATGTCATCTGTTACTACACCTGGCGCGCGCGGCTCGTCGATGAGCTTTGGTCGTATCTGGGATCAATATGGCATGCTCGTGGTGTTTGCCGTGTTGTTTATCTGCTGTGCTATTTTTGTGCCGAACTTCGCTTCGTTCATCAATATGAAAGGGCTGGGGCTGGCGATTTCCATGTCGGGGATGGTGGCCTGCGGGATGCTATTTTGTCTGGCTTCCGGTGATTTTGACCTGTCCGTAGCGTCGGTTATCGCCTGCGCAGGGGTGACCACGGCGGTGGTGATTAACGCCACTGAAAGCCTGTGGATAGGCGTCTTTGCCGGTCTGCTGCTGGGAGCGTTAAGCGGTCTGGTGAATGGTTTCGTGATTGCGAGGCTAAAAATCAACGCGCTGATCACCACACTTGCCACGATGCAGATTGTCCGTGGTCTGGCGTATATCATCTCTGACGGTAAAGCGGTCGGGATTGAAGATGAGCGCTTCTTCGCCCTTGGCTACGCCAACTGGCTGGGGCTGCCAGCGCCAATCTGGTTGACGGTAGGCTGTTTAATTATTTTTGGCCTGCTGCTCAATAAAACCACCTTTGGCCGCAACACGCTGGCTATTGGCGGCAATGAGGAAGCGGCGCGATTAGCCGGGGTACCGGTCGTTCGCACCAAGATTATCATCTTTGTGCTCTCGGGGCTGGTGTCAGCTGCGGCGGGAATTATCCTGGCCTCGCGTATGACCAGCGGTCAGCCGATGACCTCAATTGGCTATGAGCTTATCGTTATCTCTGCCTGCGTATTGGGTGGCGTATCGCTGAAAGGGGGGATTGGCAAAATCTCTTACGTGGTGGCTGGGATCTTGATTCTCGGTACCGTTGAGAATGCCATGAACCTGCTGAACATTTCGCCGTTCTCGCAGTATGTGGTACGCGGGTTGATTTTGTTAGCGGCGGTGATTTTCGATCGCTACAAACAAAAAGCGAAACGCACGGTTTAA
- a CDS encoding MFS transporter: MSEPLQNQASRGVSPAALLVAGAFFMEFLDGTVIATALPDMAKTFGVEAVDLNIGISAYLITLAVLIPASGWIADRFGARTIFSLALAIFTVASVFCGLATSAHEFVAMRIFQGVGGALMVPVGRLAVLRTTPKHLLITAIATLTWPALIAPIIGPPLGGFITTVADWRWIFFINVPLGIIAIILALRIIPNIRDDERRPFDLPGFLATSISMVSLVYAMELLGAEKMNGGLVAFLLIIGAFTFYYALRHFRATQWPMIRLDALKVPTFKVTMYGGSLFRASISAVPFLLPLLFQVGFGMDPFHSGLLVLAVFVGNLTIKPATTPLIRWLGFRRLLLVNGVLNVLALVACAFLTPQTPVWMIMLVLYLGGVFRSIQFTGVSTLAFADVPSPQMSYANTLFSTASQLAIGLGITLGAIGIRIGEKISTVLDLGAVPGISFRLAFIFIALICLVGMFDTLHLTRDAGSAVSKKVKA; encoded by the coding sequence ATGAGTGAACCTCTCCAGAACCAGGCAAGTCGCGGGGTATCCCCTGCCGCCCTACTGGTGGCCGGTGCGTTCTTTATGGAGTTCCTTGATGGGACGGTGATAGCCACCGCCTTGCCAGATATGGCGAAAACCTTTGGCGTTGAAGCCGTTGACCTGAACATCGGCATCAGCGCATATCTTATCACCCTCGCAGTACTGATCCCCGCCAGTGGCTGGATAGCCGACCGCTTCGGCGCGCGAACCATTTTTAGCCTGGCGCTGGCTATCTTTACCGTTGCCTCCGTATTTTGTGGCCTGGCCACCAGCGCCCATGAATTCGTAGCTATGCGAATATTCCAGGGCGTTGGTGGCGCGTTGATGGTGCCGGTTGGGCGTCTTGCCGTCCTGCGCACCACGCCAAAGCATCTGCTCATCACCGCGATTGCGACCCTGACCTGGCCGGCACTTATCGCCCCCATTATCGGGCCTCCGCTGGGCGGCTTTATTACCACCGTGGCCGATTGGCGTTGGATCTTCTTTATTAACGTCCCGCTGGGCATTATCGCCATTATTCTGGCGCTGCGGATTATCCCTAATATCCGCGACGACGAGCGGCGTCCTTTCGACCTGCCTGGTTTCCTGGCGACCTCGATATCGATGGTCAGTCTGGTGTATGCCATGGAATTGCTGGGTGCCGAGAAAATGAACGGTGGACTGGTAGCTTTCCTGCTTATCATTGGTGCGTTCACCTTCTACTACGCGCTGCGTCATTTTCGTGCCACACAATGGCCCATGATTCGTCTGGACGCACTGAAGGTTCCGACCTTCAAAGTCACGATGTATGGAGGATCGCTTTTCCGCGCCTCTATCAGCGCCGTTCCGTTCCTGCTACCGCTGCTTTTCCAGGTCGGTTTCGGCATGGACCCTTTCCACTCTGGTCTGCTGGTGCTGGCGGTATTCGTCGGTAACCTGACGATAAAACCCGCCACCACCCCGCTTATCCGTTGGCTCGGCTTCCGACGTCTGTTGTTAGTAAACGGTGTGCTGAACGTGCTGGCGCTGGTTGCCTGCGCCTTCCTGACGCCCCAGACGCCCGTATGGATGATTATGCTGGTGCTTTATCTTGGTGGCGTATTCCGCTCGATACAGTTCACCGGGGTCAGTACGCTGGCGTTCGCAGACGTCCCGTCGCCACAGATGAGCTACGCCAATACCTTATTCAGTACCGCCAGCCAATTAGCCATTGGGCTGGGTATCACGTTAGGGGCGATTGGTATCCGCATTGGTGAGAAGATCAGTACCGTGTTGGATTTAGGCGCGGTGCCGGGCATCAGTTTCCGTCTTGCCTTTATCTTTATTGCCCTGATTTGTCTGGTGGGGATGTTCGATACGCTGCATCTGACGCGAGATGCCGGTAGTGCAGTGTCGAAGAAGGTAAAAGCATAA